One Halorientalis litorea DNA segment encodes these proteins:
- a CDS encoding cryptochrome/photolyase family protein codes for MTTDGAQSADAATVWVLGDQLTRCVGPLSDHHGRVLLIEATAFARRLPYHPHKLAAVFSAMRHFRDELRADGYDVSYRQAETFADGLAAHFEEYPDDHLRVMRPATHGTADRLRSLVADAGGSVSVVENETFLCSPEQFDEFAGDSTPKHESFYRFMRRETGYLMDDGDPVGGEWNYDDQNRETPPDDWTPPEPPTFDHDDVTADVLSWVHEVFAGGYEDAPYGGDWADPGPFEWPVTREQARRALDAFVADRLPEFGPYQDAMREAEWAMHHSLLSVAINLGLLTPREVIERVLAEHEARDLPLNSVEGFVRQLLGWREFVRHVYRREMPELAEANQLDEREPLPEFYWTGETDMACVSDVVDGVRERGYSHHIERLMILSNFALVYGVEPAALNRWFHAAYVDAYHWVTTPNVVEMGMYGADAFATKPYAASANYIDGMSDYCSGCPYYKTKTTGDGACPFNALYWDFLDRNEDELRSNHRMGLMYSHVDDKDADELEAIRERAAEVRAMAERGDL; via the coding sequence GTGACTACCGACGGTGCACAGTCGGCAGATGCGGCGACGGTCTGGGTTCTGGGTGACCAGCTGACTCGGTGCGTCGGCCCGCTGTCCGACCACCACGGACGAGTGCTGTTGATAGAGGCGACGGCGTTCGCCCGTCGTCTCCCGTACCACCCGCACAAACTCGCCGCCGTGTTCAGCGCGATGCGACACTTCCGCGACGAGTTGCGTGCCGACGGGTACGACGTGTCCTACCGGCAAGCGGAGACGTTCGCCGACGGACTGGCCGCCCACTTCGAGGAGTACCCCGACGACCACCTCCGCGTCATGCGACCGGCCACTCACGGGACCGCCGACCGCCTCCGCTCGCTCGTGGCGGACGCGGGCGGGTCGGTCTCCGTCGTGGAGAACGAGACGTTCCTCTGCTCGCCCGAGCAGTTCGACGAGTTCGCCGGCGACTCGACGCCCAAACACGAGTCGTTCTATCGGTTCATGCGCCGGGAGACGGGCTACCTGATGGACGACGGCGACCCAGTCGGCGGGGAGTGGAACTACGACGACCAGAACCGCGAGACGCCGCCGGACGACTGGACGCCGCCCGAGCCACCCACGTTCGACCACGACGACGTGACCGCGGACGTGTTGTCGTGGGTCCACGAGGTGTTCGCGGGCGGATACGAGGACGCCCCGTACGGCGGAGACTGGGCCGACCCCGGCCCGTTCGAGTGGCCGGTGACCCGCGAGCAGGCCCGTCGCGCACTCGACGCGTTCGTCGCCGACCGCCTCCCCGAGTTCGGGCCGTACCAAGACGCGATGCGCGAAGCCGAGTGGGCGATGCACCACAGTCTCCTGTCTGTCGCTATCAATCTCGGTCTCCTCACTCCTCGCGAAGTCATCGAGCGCGTGCTGGCCGAACACGAGGCGCGTGACCTCCCGCTGAACAGCGTCGAGGGGTTCGTCCGCCAACTCCTCGGCTGGCGGGAGTTCGTCCGCCACGTCTACCGCCGTGAGATGCCCGAACTGGCCGAGGCCAACCAGTTGGACGAACGGGAACCCCTGCCCGAGTTCTACTGGACCGGCGAGACGGACATGGCCTGTGTCTCGGATGTCGTCGACGGCGTCCGCGAGCGGGGGTACTCCCACCACATCGAGCGGCTGATGATACTCTCGAACTTCGCCTTGGTCTACGGCGTCGAACCGGCCGCACTCAACCGCTGGTTCCACGCCGCCTACGTCGACGCGTACCACTGGGTGACGACGCCCAACGTCGTCGAGATGGGGATGTACGGGGCGGACGCCTTCGCCACGAAGCCGTACGCCGCCTCCGCGAACTACATCGACGGGATGAGCGACTACTGTTCGGGGTGTCCCTACTACAAGACGAAAACGACCGGCGACGGGGCCTGTCCGTTCAACGCCCTCTACTGGGACTTCTTGGACCGCAACGAAGACGAACTCCGGAGCAACCACCGCATGGGGCTGATGTACAGCCACGTCGACGACAAAGACGCCGACGAACTCGAAGCCATCCGCGAACGGGCCGCGGAGGTCCGCGCGATGGCCGAGCGCGGTGACCTCTGA
- a CDS encoding ubiquitin-like small modifier protein 1, whose amino-acid sequence MRIEFEAYATIRDAVGQGTVRMEFPEDATLGEALRAFADDHDGVAPLVFDGDGEIRPNVNVLHNDENVRAGAGTKTGLSDGDTVTLAPGIAGGSV is encoded by the coding sequence ATGCGAATCGAGTTCGAGGCGTACGCGACGATTCGGGACGCCGTCGGGCAGGGGACGGTCCGAATGGAATTCCCCGAGGACGCGACGCTGGGCGAGGCCTTACGGGCGTTCGCCGACGACCACGACGGCGTTGCCCCGCTCGTGTTCGACGGCGACGGCGAGATCCGGCCGAACGTCAACGTGCTCCACAACGACGAGAACGTGCGGGCCGGAGCGGGAACCAAAACGGGCCTCTCGGACGGCGATACCGTCACCCTCGCGCCGGGCATCGCGGGCGGCAGTGTGTGA
- a CDS encoding halocyanin domain-containing protein has translation MTRETRRRRFIRYTALATTAGLAGCSGGSDSDDDGGATTSDTPEQTETETAAPETEEVDLTESGDESTPIANPERAVEDWLSGTPNFDGHIESETGTTTVDVGARTPNNDYFAYSPPALEVTVGTEVQWQWTGQGGAHSVTERNGAFDSGSPRSSSGKTLTHEFEETGVYLYRCRNHGGAVGMRGAVIVRERDTLSGYPAVDDWLEDYEYDGRLADRRGEASLEVTVGAEGNGGNFAYRPIAPLVSQGTDITFRWTGRGGGHDVTWENVDLPDSDTTSSYDNTFSVTLDESGVYLYRCDNHRTTGGRGAIVVA, from the coding sequence ATGACACGGGAGACGCGGCGACGGCGGTTCATCAGGTACACCGCACTGGCAACGACTGCGGGCCTCGCTGGGTGTTCGGGGGGGTCCGACTCTGACGACGACGGTGGGGCGACGACCAGCGACACACCCGAACAGACAGAGACTGAGACGGCAGCACCCGAGACTGAGGAAGTCGACCTGACCGAATCGGGCGACGAGTCGACACCCATCGCGAACCCGGAGCGAGCGGTCGAAGATTGGCTCTCGGGGACGCCCAATTTCGACGGCCATATCGAATCCGAGACGGGGACGACGACAGTCGACGTCGGAGCACGGACACCGAACAACGACTACTTCGCGTACTCCCCGCCAGCCCTCGAAGTCACCGTGGGGACGGAAGTGCAGTGGCAGTGGACGGGCCAAGGCGGCGCGCACAGCGTCACCGAGCGAAACGGGGCGTTCGACAGCGGGAGTCCCCGGTCCAGTTCTGGCAAAACGCTCACACACGAGTTCGAGGAGACTGGCGTCTACTTGTATCGCTGCCGGAATCACGGGGGCGCAGTGGGGATGCGCGGAGCCGTTATCGTCCGCGAACGGGACACGCTCAGTGGCTATCCAGCGGTCGACGACTGGCTCGAAGATTACGAGTACGACGGCCGCCTTGCCGACCGCCGCGGCGAGGCGTCGCTCGAAGTCACGGTCGGTGCGGAGGGCAATGGCGGCAACTTCGCGTACCGCCCCATCGCACCACTCGTCTCGCAGGGGACCGACATAACGTTCCGCTGGACGGGGCGAGGCGGCGGCCACGACGTGACGTGGGAGAACGTCGACCTCCCGGACAGCGACACGACGAGTTCGTACGACAACACGTTCAGCGTGACGCTGGATGAGTCCGGCGTCTACCTCTACCGCTGTGATAATCATAGAACCACGGGCGGTCGCGGTGCCATCGTCGTCGCTTAG
- a CDS encoding cupin domain-containing protein, which translates to MEKVSLSEVRIENNPLKVHSVRKPVSDALGTEEFAFNYFELEPGESFSGGMHRHHDQEELFYILEGTATFETPDETVTVEEHGCIRFAPGEYQTGGNQSDALVRGFAIGAPGSRHDWEEIDALLDCPACGEETDHEMAFTDDGRFAFTCRECGNSLS; encoded by the coding sequence ATGGAGAAGGTGTCGCTGTCGGAAGTCCGAATCGAGAACAACCCGCTGAAAGTCCACTCGGTCCGCAAACCCGTCTCCGACGCCCTCGGGACGGAGGAGTTCGCGTTCAACTACTTCGAACTCGAACCCGGGGAGTCCTTCTCCGGCGGCATGCACCGCCACCACGACCAAGAGGAACTGTTCTACATCCTCGAGGGAACGGCCACGTTCGAGACGCCCGACGAGACGGTGACGGTCGAAGAACACGGGTGTATCCGGTTCGCACCCGGCGAGTACCAGACCGGCGGGAATCAGAGTGACGCCCTCGTCCGAGGGTTCGCAATCGGCGCGCCCGGGTCACGTCACGACTGGGAGGAAATCGACGCACTGCTGGACTGTCCGGCGTGTGGCGAGGAGACGGACCACGAGATGGCGTTCACCGACGACGGTCGGTTCGCGTTCACCTGCCGTGAGTGTGGCAACTCGCTATCGTAG
- a CDS encoding M20/M25/M40 family metallo-hydrolase, with product MDERQRAFLDDLLETATPSGFETAGQRVWVDYVSEFADTVRTDEYGNAIAVLEGGTPEVALAGHGDEIGFLVRDIGEDGTLKLTAVGGSDRTVSKGQHVQVHTDEGPVSGVIGQTAIHLRDREDTGVDDISEQSVDIGATDADEAESLVERGDPVTFRQTVADLENGRVAARGLDNRIGIWAAAEGLRRAAERDPDATVYAVSTVQEELGLQGAKMVGFDLAPDAVVATDVTHATDGPDAPGDAGSGVELGGGPVVSRGAANHPAVVDAVRAAADDADIEVQLAATGSRTGTDADAFYTSRGGVPSLNLGVPNRYMHTPVEVLDLADLERTADLLAAFATRAEDEFTVDL from the coding sequence ATGGACGAACGACAGCGCGCGTTTCTCGATGACCTGCTCGAGACGGCGACCCCCTCGGGGTTCGAGACGGCTGGGCAACGGGTCTGGGTCGACTACGTGTCAGAGTTCGCCGACACGGTCCGGACTGACGAGTACGGAAACGCCATTGCGGTACTGGAAGGTGGCACACCGGAAGTCGCGCTCGCGGGGCACGGGGACGAAATCGGATTTCTCGTCCGGGACATCGGGGAGGACGGGACGCTCAAGCTGACCGCAGTCGGTGGGTCCGACCGGACAGTCTCGAAGGGCCAGCACGTACAGGTCCACACTGACGAGGGACCAGTCTCGGGGGTCATCGGTCAGACGGCGATTCACCTCCGAGACCGTGAGGACACCGGGGTCGACGACATCAGCGAGCAGTCGGTCGATATCGGCGCGACAGACGCCGACGAGGCCGAATCCCTCGTCGAGCGCGGCGACCCGGTTACGTTCCGGCAGACTGTCGCCGACCTCGAAAACGGTCGCGTCGCGGCCCGTGGACTGGACAACCGCATCGGTATCTGGGCGGCCGCCGAGGGACTGCGTCGGGCCGCCGAGCGTGACCCCGACGCGACGGTGTACGCCGTCTCCACCGTCCAAGAGGAACTCGGGCTTCAGGGTGCCAAGATGGTCGGGTTCGACTTGGCACCGGACGCTGTCGTCGCGACCGACGTGACACACGCGACAGACGGGCCGGACGCGCCCGGAGACGCGGGTAGCGGCGTCGAACTCGGCGGCGGGCCGGTCGTCAGCCGTGGGGCCGCGAACCACCCTGCGGTGGTCGACGCAGTGCGAGCGGCGGCCGATGACGCCGATATCGAGGTCCAATTAGCCGCGACGGGGTCACGAACCGGGACCGACGCCGATGCGTTCTACACGTCCCGCGGCGGCGTCCCGTCGCTGAACCTCGGTGTCCCGAACCGCTACATGCACACCCCGGTCGAGGTACTCGACCTCGCGGACCTCGAACGGACGGCCGACCTGCTCGCGGCCTTCGCGACGCGGGCCGAAGACGAGTTTACCGTCGACCTCTGA
- a CDS encoding heavy metal translocating P-type ATPase — MTTRRARLDLTGMSCANCAGTIEESVGELDGVSTVNANYATDEGSVEYDPDRVSLADIFAAVEDAGYGIVTEAVTIPITDMSCANCAETNESALRETPGVVDATVNYATDEARVTYNPADVDRTDLYAAIERAGYTPVREEDGDEGHGDTDGQSGADLAREEEIRRQKRLTLFGATLSVPLVGMMLAELLAPGVLPETLFGVAIGWVGFLLATPVQVILGRPFYENSYTALVKNGRANMDVLIALGSSTAYLYSVAALLGLIATEGLYFDSAALILTFITLGNYLEARSKGQAGEAIRELLEMQADTATLVDEDGTEREVPVEDIEVGDRMKVRPGEKVPTDGVVVDGESAVDESMVTGESVPVEKGAGDEVVGSTVNQNGVLVVEATKVRSETAIQQIVSMVRDAQSRQPDIQNVADRISAYFVPVVIANAVIWAVVWSLFPEALAGFVGALPLWGLVAGGPAVAGGTVSVFEFAVVVFASAVLIACPCALGLATPAATMVGTSIGARNGVLFEGGDILERVRDVDTVVFDKTGTLTEGEMQLTDVEAIGPVDDSVTAADGGELRPEADESFVLEVAASAERGSEHPLAEAVVDGARERGIDPEEPESFENVPGQGVRATTSHGEVLVGNRRLLEDAGVDPSPAADAMERLESEGKTAMLVALDGAVIGVVADADTVKESAREAVAALDDRGITVQMITGDNERTARAVAEQVGIPAENVRAEVLPEDKADAIEAIQSDGRRAMMVGDGVNDAPALAAAFVGCAIGSGTDVAIEAADVTLMRSDPLDVLKAIRVSEGTLSKVKQNLFWALGYNTAMIPLASLGLLQPVLAAGAMALSSVSVLANSLGFRRYTPEEDYRLLGRFR; from the coding sequence ATGACAACGAGACGGGCGCGACTCGACTTGACGGGGATGAGTTGCGCGAACTGCGCGGGAACCATCGAGGAGTCCGTCGGCGAACTCGACGGCGTATCGACGGTGAACGCCAACTACGCCACCGACGAGGGGAGCGTCGAGTACGACCCGGACAGAGTCTCCCTCGCGGACATCTTCGCGGCCGTCGAGGACGCAGGGTACGGTATCGTCACGGAGGCGGTGACGATACCTATCACGGACATGTCGTGTGCGAACTGCGCGGAGACGAACGAATCGGCACTTCGCGAGACGCCCGGCGTCGTCGACGCGACGGTCAACTACGCCACCGACGAGGCCCGCGTCACGTACAACCCGGCGGACGTGGACCGCACGGACCTCTACGCGGCCATCGAGCGCGCGGGCTATACGCCCGTCCGAGAGGAAGATGGCGATGAGGGGCACGGTGACACCGACGGGCAAAGCGGTGCCGACCTCGCACGCGAAGAGGAGATACGGCGGCAGAAGCGTCTCACGCTGTTCGGGGCGACACTCTCGGTGCCGCTCGTCGGGATGATGCTGGCGGAACTGCTCGCGCCCGGCGTCCTCCCCGAGACGCTGTTCGGCGTGGCCATCGGCTGGGTCGGCTTCCTGCTCGCGACGCCCGTGCAGGTGATACTCGGCCGTCCTTTCTACGAGAACTCCTACACTGCACTAGTCAAGAACGGGCGGGCCAACATGGACGTACTCATCGCGCTCGGGTCCTCGACGGCGTACCTCTACTCCGTCGCGGCCCTGCTCGGTCTCATCGCCACCGAGGGGCTGTACTTCGACAGCGCGGCACTCATCCTGACGTTCATCACGCTCGGAAACTACCTCGAAGCCCGCTCGAAGGGGCAAGCCGGCGAAGCCATCCGCGAACTGCTGGAGATGCAGGCCGACACCGCGACGCTCGTCGACGAGGACGGAACCGAACGCGAGGTTCCCGTCGAGGACATCGAGGTTGGCGACCGGATGAAAGTCCGGCCCGGCGAGAAAGTCCCCACGGATGGCGTCGTCGTCGACGGCGAGAGTGCCGTCGACGAGTCGATGGTCACCGGCGAGTCCGTCCCTGTCGAGAAGGGTGCGGGCGACGAGGTGGTCGGGTCGACGGTCAACCAGAACGGCGTGCTCGTCGTGGAGGCCACGAAAGTCCGGTCCGAGACGGCCATCCAGCAAATCGTCTCGATGGTCCGGGACGCTCAGAGCCGGCAGCCGGACATCCAGAACGTCGCCGACCGCATCAGCGCGTACTTCGTGCCGGTGGTCATCGCCAACGCCGTCATCTGGGCTGTCGTCTGGTCCCTGTTCCCCGAGGCCCTCGCGGGGTTCGTCGGCGCGCTCCCGCTGTGGGGGCTGGTCGCGGGAGGCCCTGCCGTCGCCGGCGGGACGGTATCGGTCTTCGAGTTCGCCGTCGTCGTGTTCGCCAGCGCGGTACTCATCGCCTGTCCCTGCGCGCTGGGGCTGGCGACGCCCGCAGCGACGATGGTCGGCACGTCCATCGGCGCGCGCAACGGCGTGCTGTTCGAGGGCGGCGACATCCTCGAGCGCGTCCGTGACGTCGACACCGTGGTGTTCGACAAGACGGGGACGCTCACCGAGGGCGAGATGCAGTTGACCGACGTGGAAGCCATCGGTCCGGTGGACGACAGCGTGACTGCTGCGGACGGCGGGGAGTTGCGGCCCGAAGCGGACGAATCGTTCGTCCTCGAAGTCGCCGCGAGTGCCGAACGTGGGAGCGAACACCCGCTCGCCGAGGCCGTCGTCGATGGGGCGCGCGAACGCGGCATCGACCCGGAAGAACCCGAGTCGTTCGAGAACGTCCCCGGGCAGGGCGTCCGCGCGACGACGAGCCACGGCGAGGTACTGGTCGGCAACCGCCGGTTACTCGAAGACGCGGGCGTCGACCCCTCGCCCGCCGCCGACGCGATGGAACGACTCGAATCGGAGGGGAAGACGGCGATGTTGGTCGCACTCGACGGGGCCGTCATCGGCGTCGTCGCTGACGCGGACACGGTCAAGGAGTCGGCCCGCGAGGCAGTCGCGGCACTCGACGACCGGGGCATCACCGTCCAGATGATTACCGGCGACAACGAGCGGACGGCCCGCGCCGTCGCCGAACAGGTCGGGATTCCTGCCGAGAACGTCCGCGCGGAAGTCCTGCCCGAGGACAAGGCAGACGCCATCGAGGCCATCCAGTCCGACGGCCGCCGGGCGATGATGGTCGGCGACGGCGTGAACGACGCGCCCGCGCTGGCGGCGGCGTTCGTCGGGTGTGCAATCGGGAGCGGGACGGACGTGGCCATCGAGGCGGCGGACGTGACGCTGATGCGCTCGGACCCGCTGGACGTGCTGAAGGCCATCCGCGTCTCCGAGGGGACCCTCTCGAAGGTGAAACAGAACCTGTTCTGGGCACTCGGGTACAACACGGCGATGATTCCGCTGGCCTCGCTCGGCTTGCTCCAGCCAGTGCTGGCGGCCGGCGCGATGGCCCTCTCAAGCGTCTCGGTGCTGGCCAACAGCCTCGGGTTCCGGCGGTACACGCCAGAGGAAGACTACCGACTACTGGGCCGGTTCCGGTAG
- a CDS encoding haloalkane dehalogenase yields MGLVRTSDERFEDVPGYDYDANYVDVGGPEMAYVDVAGDGDETFLCLHGEPTWSYLYRKMIPTLSEAGRVVVPDLVGFGRSDKWTDREAYTYDAMYETVETFLTELDLQNVTLVCQDWGGLLGLPVAANNPERFARLVPMNTGLPDGSQTMPDIWHQFKDMMSDAPELDIGQLVEGGCAEELDEAVRAAYAAPFPDEDHMAGARELPSRVPTDPEMRGATVIGDARETFADWEKPVFVLFSDSDPITRGSRDDLRELFPTAAEQPDTWIVGGAHFLQEDKGETIAEEIVAFVERT; encoded by the coding sequence ATGGGATTGGTTCGTACATCCGACGAGCGGTTCGAAGACGTGCCGGGCTACGACTACGACGCGAACTACGTCGACGTGGGCGGTCCGGAGATGGCCTACGTCGACGTGGCGGGAGACGGTGACGAGACGTTCCTCTGTCTCCACGGCGAACCGACGTGGTCGTATCTCTACCGGAAGATGATACCCACGCTGTCCGAAGCGGGTCGGGTCGTCGTCCCCGACCTCGTGGGGTTCGGTCGCTCGGACAAGTGGACCGACCGGGAGGCGTACACCTACGACGCGATGTACGAGACGGTTGAGACCTTCCTCACGGAACTGGACCTGCAAAACGTCACGCTGGTCTGTCAGGACTGGGGTGGCTTGCTGGGCCTCCCCGTCGCGGCCAACAACCCCGAGCGGTTCGCCCGGCTCGTCCCGATGAACACCGGGCTTCCCGACGGGAGCCAGACGATGCCGGACATCTGGCACCAGTTCAAAGACATGATGTCCGACGCGCCGGAGTTGGACATCGGGCAACTCGTCGAGGGGGGTTGTGCCGAGGAGTTGGACGAGGCGGTTCGGGCTGCCTACGCCGCACCCTTTCCCGACGAGGACCATATGGCCGGTGCCCGTGAACTCCCGTCGCGGGTCCCTACCGACCCCGAGATGCGCGGTGCGACGGTCATCGGTGACGCCCGCGAGACGTTCGCCGACTGGGAGAAGCCGGTGTTCGTCCTCTTCTCGGACTCGGACCCCATCACCCGCGGGTCTCGCGACGACTTGCGGGAGCTGTTCCCGACGGCCGCAGAGCAACCGGACACGTGGATAGTGGGCGGTGCGCACTTCCTCCAAGAGGATAAGGGTGAGACGATAGCGGAGGAAATCGTCGCGTTCGTCGAGCGGACCTAA
- a CDS encoding AsnC family transcriptional regulator encodes MRGLDDTDRAILRLLLEDARRPYSDIAERVDLSPPAVSDRVDRLQDIGLVRRFTADIDRSMLREGVPVLVDVRVEPGHAGEVQQALDAAEPVDNVFRTADERIVCTAIVPDGNVGAVLSDAVPMERIDRYDVDLLADTTWSPSLADAELAPECAECGNTVTTEGEAAELDGTRYHFCCSSCRSRFTERFEEMRDGIES; translated from the coding sequence ATGCGAGGGCTCGACGATACTGACAGAGCGATTCTACGCCTCCTCCTCGAAGACGCACGCAGACCGTACAGCGACATCGCCGAACGGGTAGACCTCTCCCCGCCGGCTGTCTCCGACAGAGTGGACCGCCTCCAGGACATCGGCCTCGTCCGACGGTTTACGGCCGACATCGACCGGTCGATGCTCCGCGAGGGCGTCCCCGTCCTCGTCGACGTACGGGTCGAACCGGGCCACGCCGGGGAAGTGCAGCAGGCACTCGACGCCGCCGAACCGGTCGACAACGTGTTCAGGACCGCCGACGAGCGAATCGTCTGTACGGCGATAGTGCCGGACGGGAACGTCGGGGCCGTCCTGTCCGACGCGGTGCCGATGGAGAGAATCGACCGCTACGACGTCGACTTGCTCGCCGACACCACGTGGTCGCCGTCACTGGCCGACGCTGAACTCGCCCCAGAGTGCGCCGAGTGTGGGAACACCGTCACGACGGAGGGGGAGGCCGCCGAGTTGGACGGCACCCGGTATCACTTCTGCTGTTCGTCCTGTCGCTCCCGGTTCACGGAGCGGTTCGAGGAGATGCGCGACGGTATCGAGTCCTGA